GATCCGCGACTTTCTCTCGCGATGCTGGTTAGAAACCTTGATCGCTAACCTTTTTATGATACTCGTCGGTCTTTTAGGAACCGTAATTGGAATTTTGCTTTTTTGCGTCGGGCTCTTGCCGATCAGTGTGATTTGCTTGCTGGGTAATGCCGCGATCTTGCTGCAGCTTTATCAACTGTATCTCGCGCGCGGGGGTGAGCCGATCCCCCTCAAGCCGATGGCGACCGACGTTCCGCCGGTCTATCAGCCTACCGCAGAACCGGGGCTCACTCTGCCGAACTCCGCAGCACCTCCACTTGACCCTGAAGCGACGTAGCCCCAGCCCGCACTTTTTGATGCGGCCAGCCGCCTGCATAAGGGAGCAGCGGGGCTTGTCAAGGAGAAATCGCCTTGGGCACTTCTTGCTTGCAGCTTCTCGCGTTGGAAGTGGACGCTAGGCGAGGCATACGAAAATCGTTCAATGTGAACTTCGATCACATTAAGAGCCTGCCTCCACTAACCATGGCAACTACTTCAATGGAAGCCAACGAGGCTCCAGCTGCTTCTAGCTTCCACCGCTCTTTTGCCCAACCTAAGCACCGAACGACCTCGCCAGAAAAAACTCAAAGGTGAACGATTTCCACGAGGCCTCAGCCTCTCGTGACAGCTAATCGAGACCAAAGAGCACAAAGACAATCGCAAGCCATTACTAACAATGGACTTACATCTTTAACTGCAAACATTTATCCAGGGGCTAGAGCCTTGTGGTATTACACCGCAGTCGATTGAAAGCCTGAAGAGGGCAGGACTTCCGCTGGTTCGACCAGCTGGCCAAGTCAACTCGGCTGTTCCTCTAGTGTGAACTTCAATTCCGCTAGAAGTTTGAACATCGGAGTGCGTTAATTTTAAGCAGCGGCATGGAAGTCGCCCTAGAGCGATGCTACGCACACCACCTAGTAGACGTACGTCTTGAAATTCTTTTCCCGCATATTCTCTTAAAAATGCTTGCGGGAACTAGGGCTTACCCGTTCGGCACACTCTTTGCTTTCGACGGGTTATGTACTGCGGATACGGCTACCCGCCCACCTGGAGTGGCGGGTGTTCGCTCGTGGGAAACCGCAGCCTCGTCTGGAAAGGAATGTGATTGTGACTGTTTTTCGAAGTTGGAAAAAAGGGTTCACGCTGGTCGAACTGCTGGTGGTGATCGCCATCATTGGGGTGCTTGTGGCACTTCTGCTCCCTGCTGTTCAAGCAGCTCGCGAAGCGGCTCGTCGTTCTTCGTGCAGCAACAACCTCAAGCAATTGGGTCTCGCGCTCCACAACTACCACGACACGCTCGGTAGCTTCCCTTACGGCTACATGGAAGTTGGCACGCGTCTGAAGCGCAACTGCTGGTTCCAAGGGGTGCTCCCGTTCATGGAACAGACGGCGATGTACGACAAGTACTCTGCCCTCACGATCGAGTGGATCATGGACGTTCCTGACACGATCAAAGACATCCCCATCAAAACGATGAACTGCCCATCGGATGGTTCGGGGGGATCTAACTCACAGGGTGCCAACGGTGGAAACCGTGGTCCTGGCTACGGTGCTCAAGGCAATTATGTCGGCTGCACAGGCGATGGTTTGATGGTTTATGGCACTGCCAACGACGGACTCTTTTTTCAATTATCGAACAATACTTTCGGTAGCGTGATCGATGGAACGAGCAACTCGCTTGCTTTTGGTGAAGTGATCATTCGCGGCAAGAGCAACACCAATAGCGCTTGGGGTGACGGCGGATCGTACTGGGGTGGTGCTCGTTGGGGTGGCTATGGTTTCACGACCATGGAAGCTCCTAACACAACGATCGCCGACCAAGTTTACCTCTGCAAGTCGACCACTTGGAAAGGTGCCCCTTGCACCTCGATTACGTCGTCCGACACGCAGCGCAACTTCCTTCGCAGCTACCATCCTGCTGGTGCTCAAGTCGCACTGATCGACGGTAGTACACGCTTTATCTCGAATACTATCAACATCACCACCTATCGCGCTCTAGGTACGATCAACGGTGGCGAAACCTTGGGTGAATACTAAACGCCGACACAGCTTGTTGGTTGTTCTCACAGTCCTCAGCATGTTTTGTGCTGAGGACTTATACACCCAACGAGCTTGAACGCTAATTCATAAACATGTTCATTTATTGCTATGCGGGAGGTTGTGACGTGCTGCGTAAGTTGATGGGTCTCACGCTGGTTTGCCTCGCGAGCTTTGCTGCAGGATGTTCCTCAGGAAGCTCCGAAGTGAAGGTGGAAGGGACCGTAATGTTCATGAATACGCCGGTGGAAAGTGGTGAGATTATTTTCATGCCGGAAGATGGCAAATCGCCGAATGTCGCCACACGGATTGAGCAAGGGAAATATAGTCTCGTTGCGTCACCGGGCCTGAACCGGGTGAGCATCACCGCTTACCGCGAAATTCCAGGCAAGTTCGACAATTCGAATCCTGGTCAACCGACGCCAATGACCGAAATGTATATTCCGCCTCAATTCAACTCGAACACGACGCTCAAGGTGACGGTCGACGCAGCTCAGCCGACGCTTGATTTCCCACTCGGCAGCAGCTAGTTCGCGTAGAGCTTTCGCCTTGAACTTGGCAGTTATAGTACATGCCCAGTGCTCCGGTGGAACAATGGTGAGGCACCCTTGGCCGTCTCGTTTCAAACTAGGCGGCCTTGGGTATTTCTTGGCACAGTATCAAGTGCGTAAGCGGGCACCAAATACTGTCGCAAGCGCCGAGCGGCCAATTCGCTTTGTGTGGCTTGAAATGTTGTGCCGAGTGTGCTGATTGATCGCAGGCTATGCCTTAGCCAACGCTTCCTAGATCGAGCGTTTTCCCATATCGCACCAGTACCATACGTCGCAGTTTTGCGAGCTCTTGCGTGGCCAGTTCCGGTGATTCCAGCAGCATCTGCTGCGCGTCGACACGCGCCTTCAGCAAGATCTCGCGATCGCGCACCAGGTCGGCCATGCGGAGCGGTGGCAAGCCATGCTGCTTCGTACCGAGCAAATCGCCGGGACCCCGCAATCGAAAATCAATCTCGGCGAGTTCAAAGCCGTCGGTCGATTGCGTGAAGGCAGCGAGGCGCTGCTGGGATTCTTCGGTTGATGGCTGCGCGAAAACACAGCAGAACCCCGGATGCTGTCCGCGCGTCACGCGCCCACGAAGCTGGTGCAGCTGAGCAAGTCCAAACCGCTCGCCATCTTCGATGGTCATGAGGGTAGCATTCGGGACGTCGATTCCGACCTCAATCACCGGTGTCGCAATCAGGACCTGCAATTTTCCCGCTTCAAATCGAGTCAGTATCTCATCCTTTTCGGTCGACGACATTTTTCCGTGAAGCATTCCGCAGCGAATCCCCTGGAGTTCTCCCTCTGAGAGTTTTTCATACAAGGTGGTGACCGACTGCGCTTCAATATGCTCCGACTGCTCCACCAATGGGGCGATAACATAACCTTGCCGACCTTCGGCCAACCGCTTGCGAAAGAAATTCCACCATCCCTCGCGACGCTCGTCTCCCACGCAGTAGGTGTTTACCTTTTGACGACCAGGAGGTGTTCCCGTCAGAGTGCTCACCTCGAGATCACCAAACAGTGTCAAGCTGATCGTTCGGGGAATCGGGGTCGCGGTCATCACCAAGTAGTGTGGATTCTCGCCCGCCCCTTTCAGTGCTGCACGCTGTCGAACTCCAAACTTGTGCTGCTCGTCGATCACCACCAGCCCGAGCTTGGCAAATGGAAGATCACTTCCGCCCGCTGAAGCCGCGATGGCATGGGTGCCGACGACAATATCGATCTCGCCTTGCTGAATTTTGGCGAGCGTTTGTTTGCGTTCGCCAGTGGGCATCGAGCCTGTGACGCAAGCTATCCGGACACGACTTGCAGCGAGCCGATCGGCAAGCGTTCGCGCATGCTGACGTGCCAAAACTTCGGTGGGGGCCATCAGTGCCGCTTGCCGGCCGTGGGCAACGGTCAGTAGCATGGCAAACATCGCGACCACGGTTTTCCCGCTCCCAACATCTCCCTGAAGCAGGCGATTCATCGGCCGATCGCGCCCCATATCGGCTGTTATTTCATTGATCACCTGCCGCTGACTTTCGGTGAGCGCAAATGGCAGGAGCCGAGTGATGCGGGCATCGATCCGCGCATCGATCGGCATCGGAACTGCTGTGCAATTAGTCTCGAGTCGCGATTTTCGCCAGCAAAGAGCGAGCTGCAGGACCAGCAATTCTTGGTAGATGAATCGACGTCGAGCCCCCTCTAACCTCTCTTTTGAAGTCGGAAAGTGTACCTCTAAAGTTGCTTCAGAGATCGGGAGTAAGTCGTGAGCTTTTCTTAATTCATCCGGAAATACTTCTTCAAGATATTCCGAATACTTTTCCACGACATTTTGCACCATGCGGCGCATCTGCGTTTGCGTAATCCCATCGGTGAGCGAGTACACCGGCAAGATTCGCCCGGTGGGAGCATCTTCATCGTCGGCAAGCATCTGGGTCCGAGGGTGAGTGAATTCCCAGCGTAAGCCCTGTAATTTTGGTGCTCCTGAAACCAGGACGCGACGGCCTGGTTTGTACTTGTCGCGTAAAAATCCCTGGCTGAACCACATGCAGCGAATGTACTGCGTTCCCTGGCGAACGAGCACGGCGAGCAACGTACGTCCATTGCGGAGTGGGCGGAAATCAACCTCTTCGACCACTCCCACTACGCTCGCCATCACCCCTTCTTCGAGCTGCGAAACTTCGCGCAGCTCGCTCATATCCTGGTAACTGCGAGGAAAGCAGAAGAGTACGTCGCGCGCGGTGCGGAGCTCGAGACGATGCAAATAAGGCGCGCGAGCAGGCCCGATCCCACGAATCTCTTCGACAGGAGTTGCCAAAAATTGCGAGGGTGTTTGCCGCGCGTCCATGGCGGCAATATAGCAACTTCTTATCTCGCCGCGATCACATCAGAGTGAGCGCAGCATCTGTTTTTCGTGAGCCGCCCTTAAGCAGCCCGGCGTGCCTGGTAGAGATAGGGATTCAGGGATGGATCGTTATACATCTTCAGCTGACGGTAGGTCTTGTGCTTCTTACGTCCAGCAAAGATGTCGTCGATGAGTTGCTGAGCTGAAGCCGACAAATCGTCGTGCTGTGCCAGGGCGATGGCCAGTTTGCGTTCGACCCCCTCGACATGCTCGGCCGTGGCGTCGAGGCGATCGCGCTGTTCTTTCAAGTGATAAATCCGAAGTGCCAGGATCGACAGGCGATCGATCGAGCTTCCCGGAGTTTCGGTGTTCAGCGTGGCGTGTGCTCCTGGACGAATGCCGACGCGATCGACCTCGGCGGTGATCATATCGTCGAGTTTTTCGATCCAGTCGTTGCGCTGCTGATTAAATTTGTCGATCGCACGCTTCACTTCAGCGATGCGGGCGTCGGAGACTTCTCGGCTCCGGGCAATATCTTCTTCGTGCCACAGCTGATAGTTGAAGCTCAGCTGCGTGCAAACGGCCGCCAGGAAACCTTGATACGGATTGTCGATCGCGCGCTGATGCCAGCGGGCGACCATAGTGGCGTGGAGCGTAGTAACCTCGGCGATGCGAATCATCCATGACCTCGCGGGCGGGAAACGAACAGGAGAGAGTAAAGCAGATGGCTTGTGAGCCGAAGTGTATCGACGAGCGATGTTTTGGGGCAAGCTCGCTTCGCACAGCAGCGCAAGAATTACGGCAACCAGTGTCACTGTTACACGGCGATTGCCAGAGCTTCTCTAGTCACCGCGGCGCTCGTCGGGTTAAATAGGAGTAGCCCTAAGTCCCCTGGGGACAAACGGTTCACGATGCTGGCACGCTCGATCGATTCGGAAATCGTGGTCAGCTGATTTCACTTTTACCCTAGAAATTCCGCGTCAGAATGCAGGCTATCATGGCGAGCCCCAGCGGCACGAAGACGAACATCGGCTTCTACAGCATCCTGATTCTGACGATCGGTTGCGGGCTAGCACTGCTATCGTTCTCGGGCAGTGGCTTTGTGTTCTCGCAGCGTGCCCCACTCTCCAAACTCACGCTGAGCGACATTCCTTTTAACGGCGAACGGGCCTACGAGCACCTCAAAACCGTTTGCGCTATTGGGCCGCGAATTTCGGGGACCCAGGGAATGCTCGACCAACAGGCCTACCTAGTGAAGCATTTTGAATCGATCGGGGGGAAGGTGACGCTCCAATCGTTCGACATTCGTCACCCCGAAACGGGCGAACGAACGACGCTCGCCAACCTGATTGTCGAGTGGCATCCTGAGCGCGAGGAGCGAATCCTAGTCGCCTGCCACTACGACACCCGTCCCTTTCCCGACCAAGATCCTAATCCTCGGCTTCGCCGCGAACCTTTCATCGGCGCGAACGATGGGGGAAGTGGCGTGGGACTTCTCTGCGAACTCGGGACGATGATGCCGCAATTCGAGAGTAAGTATGGTATCGACTTTGTACTGTTCGACGGCGAAGAGTTGGTCTACGACGATCGCGATAAATACTTTCTCGGCTCGGAGCATTTCTCGAACGAATACATTCGCAATCCTCCTCGGCATAAGTACCGCTCGGGAATCTTGCTCGACATGGTGGGAGATGCCGAACTGCAGGTGTTCCGTGAAAGCCTGAGTATGAGTTGGCCCGAGACACGTCCCATCGTGCTCGACATTTGGAAGACGGCTGAAGACTTGGGGGTGAAAGAATTCATTTCGCGCACGCGTCACGAAATTCGCGACGACCACCTAGCGCTCCGCAACATCGCCAAGATCCCCACCTGCGATATCATCGACTTCGACTATCCGCGCCCCGGAAATGTGAACTACTGGCATACGACCAAAGATGTTCCCGAGAACTGCAGCGCCCTATCGCTCGCGAAAGTGGGCTGGGTGGTCCACGAGTATCTGAAGCGGCTGAAGTAACCATCAATAAATCCGTGGCTGCACTAAGTGCTGCAGAAGCGCACGCGTCACGTATTTCGAGCGAACCACCACTTTGTCGAGACGATCATGCCCCCATCGATCTGGTTTTCTGTGGGGCTGGTGGCATCGTCGATCTTTCTTATTGCGATGCATCTGGTCACATGGAGAAAAGCGGATCACGGCGCTCTGACCGATGCCGATCAGCTTTTCTATCAACAGCAATATCAGCGGCGCACGACGGCAAGCGGACTCCTGGGGATCATCGGGGTGCTCCTCTCGGCGGAGTCGATCCTGGGAGATGCGATTACCAAATCGCTGTTTCTCCTCGGGATTGCAAGCGCGGTTTGTGTCACATTGGTCCTCGCGCTTTCTGATTGGCTCGCAACCCGCAAACACTACGAGCAGCATAAGCGCGACGCAGCCGCCGAGCATGCCTTGCTACGAGCCGAGATCGAGCGTTATCACCGCGAGCAATCCGACCAGCATCGAACTTCATCGGGCGACTCACCTGACACACCATAGATCATCGGCGTGCGACTGTATTAGCGATATTCCCCTCTTCCCAACGAATCAAACGCTCTCATGACAACCACCTCGAAGTTGTATCGCATCGCCGTCTATGGTGGAGATGGCATTGGGGCAGATGTCACGCGCGAGGCTTTGCGTCTGCTTAACGCAGTAGCGCAGCGTCATGCATTTCAACTCGTACTGACGGAACTCGATTGGGGCATCGATCACTATCGACGAACTGGAGTCGTGGTCCCCGAAAACTTCCTCGAGATTCTGCGGCCTCACGATGCAATTTTGCTCGGCGCAGTCGGTTGGCCAGCAGAACTTCCCGACCATGCGACACTCGCCCCCCTCGTTCGCATTCGTCAGGCGTTTGATCAGTATGCGTGCGTTCGTCCCGCATGGTTGCTCCCTGGTGTTCCCTGCGTTTTGACGGGGAAATCGGCGGGGGATATCGATTTGGTCGTGATCCGCGAAAATAGCGAAGGGGAATATGTCGACCAAGGGGGCTGGCTCCATCGAGGGACCGATCGCGAGGTGGCGATTCAAACAGCGGTTCATTCGCGACGGGGGGTAGCGCGTATTTTGCGCTATGCTTTTGAGCTCGCGCGAAAGCGCAAACAGAAACTCACAATGGCGACGAAATCGAACGCGCAGCGCTATGCCTACGTGCTGTGGGATAACCTGCTCGACGAAATCGCGCCCGAGTATCCTGATGTCGCGAGCGAGCGGCAGCACTGCGACGCGCTGCTGATGAACCTGGTGCGCTGGCCCGAGCGATTCGATGTGATCGTGGCGTCGAACTTGTTTGGCGATCTGCTCACCGATCTAGCGGGACAACTTGCAGGGGGACTGGGCCTGGCTCCTTCCACCAATACCAATCCCGAGCGCAACTTTCCTTCGATGTTCGAACCGGTGCATGGGAGTGCGCCCGACATCGCTGGAAAAGGAATTGCCAATCCAACCGCTGCCATTCTCTCGGCGGCGATGATGCTAGAGCATCTCGGCGAAGTCGCAGCGGCACGAATGATCGAGCAGTCGATCGCCTCGACACTTGCAGCAGGGCATCGTACTCGCGATTTGGGGGGAACACTCTCGACCATCGAGTTCACTGATCGAGTGCTCGAGCATCTCTAATGTGGGCCGCGCGACTTCGCCACAATCTGCTGCTCGAGTGCGAGCAAGCGGCGTTTCATATCGAGGCCATCGGGAGCGGAGTAGCCACCAATTTTCCCACCACTAGCGACTACCCGATGGCAGGGAACAACCACGGGAAAACGATTGGTGCGCATGACGCTTCCCACGGCTCGCGAGGCGCGTGGCGAGCCAGCCATCGCCGCCAGATCGGCGTAGGAGCGTGTCTCCCCCAGTGGAATTGCGCGGCAAGCATCGATCACCGTGCGCGTGAAGGGGGCCAAGTGATCGAGTGCCAGTGGAAGATCGGCAAAATCATCTCGCTTACCAGCGGTGAAAGCAGCGAGGCGTTTAGCAATTTTGGCAATCCACTTCGGCGGATTAGTGACGGCAACGGCGGCACTATCTTGTAGCGCAATGGCTGCGGAGCGCCGGCCAAACACCAGCGACGTGAGCTTCGATTCACTCCAAACGATTGCTGTGTAGCCGAGTTCCGTCTCCAGCACGTACGACCACTGCGGCAATTCACCAGGAAGAGATTCGCGCGACGTTTGCTGCGCCGAAGTTAACCGGCGACGTTTCGTGATCGTGGACATCGAATGCACGCCTGCTCTAGCGGAGAAGGAACGAACCGAAGCGACGTTTCGTGCGTCTTGAAGGGGAGTGAGAATATTTATTCTATCGCTAGCAGCGCACGCGGAAATGAGGGCCAGCAAGTTTCGCAGCAACTGCCATACTTAACGCTGGCTGATGGTCACTTTGACAGTAATTGTGGCGTGGTCCTATACTACCTGATTGGTCCTGAGCAAGCAGTCGGACCTAAGCAACTTACCCACGGAGGCAATCATGAACTACCAGTCGTTTTGCGACGACTACTACATCAACGTGAGTTTGAGCACGGAGATGGACCTGCCTCAATCGCGTGAGACAGTGCTGCATCACTTCGAGCAGATGAAAAAGCACTATCCGCGCATGCGAAATTTCTTCAGCCGCGAACGAGGTGAACTCGTTCTCGAGGAAGACAAAGACCGTGGCGACTATCGCTGGACCAGCTGCGAGGTCCGTCGCATTTCGAGTGGCTACGTGAACCCAGTTTCGGTCGAAGAGGCGTTTAAGCAGCATGCTCTGCTGCTCGATATCGCCCCTTACACGCTGTCGGTAAGTCCCCTCGACTGCGAAACGCTGAGCGTGACTTATGGCTTCGACTTCACCTATCGCGGCAATCATAATCAGCTGCTGCTCAGCGCTCTGGGAATCGCTCCTGCGTTTGAACGCTTGACCAACATTCCAGGCGCTGGGGTACTCGCTTTCGACCCGTCGATTCAGTTTGCTGTCGACGACGATTGCCGAACGCAGTGTCGATTGAGTGTCGAATCGCGCACTACCGCCTATCACGTCCGCACGCGCGAGTTTCCCGAGGAACAAGTGAGTGTCTACTTCACCACTCGACGCTATGGGAGCCTCGAATCGGGGGAAACCTTTGTGACCACGATGCAGCGACTTTCAGAAATCGCTAGCGAAATCGTCGACAACCACATTCTCGAGCACGTACTTCGGCCCCTGAAGTCGACCATCGCCATCAGCTAGCGCATGTCGCACGGACGAGTAGCGCGGCTCGCAGCAAGAGATGCAAGAAACGACAAACGAGTGGTTGCCAAGCTCGAAGAAGCAGGCAACCACTCGTTTTGTTTTCAGGAAGCTACGAGAGCTTGTGGCTCGTGATCTTGGTGATCGACGAAGCCACAACTGCTATCTCTTAGCGCGACGCGCTCTAACGTCCCCCTCGACCGCCACCACGGCGGCCGCGGCCACCATGCTCGGGTCGGCTGCTGCGGGCTGCGATGTTCCCATCGACGATCGACCCCACGGCATCTTCCCAGGTCGGGATTTTCTTATGCAGCGAAAGCTCTTCGCCATGTTCATCGCCGTCGTCATGGTCATCATGATCGAGATCATCACGATCGCGTGAAACTTCACTACGGCCTGCTTCACTCCGAACAGGCTCACCTCGGCCAGATTCACCTCGACCGCTCGGAGCGCGACGTGGTTCGGGCGATTCGCTACGTCCCCGGCGCGGCGAGCGACCGGCGTACGAAACGTCGTCCAAATCATCGTCGTCGTCTTCATCGTCGATGCTGCGGCTGGTGGCTGGACGAACTTCACGCGGTGGTGCGGCACCGGTGGTTTCGCGGTCGCGTCCCCCTCGTCGACGACGACGGCGGCGGCGGCGAACACCTTCGCGAGCTGGTTCTTCATCACGTGCACGAGCTTCACCAGCGATGGGCAATTCCGTGTCACTTCCATCGTCGACCGGTTCGGCATCTTCATCGATGAAATCGCGGCGAGCAAAGTCGCCCCGCGATTCACCACGAACAGGCGCTGGTTCATCGCGGTCGCTAAATCCCCGTTGAGGAAGCACTTCGTCGAGTTCTTCATCCTCAAGCGGTGCGCGGCCTGGTGATGGAATTGCATCGCTGACCGGGGCTTCGGCCCCTCCACGTCCACGGCGACCACGCCCACGGCGGCGGCGACGGCGTTTGCGACCCTCGCTCGAATCGTCGCTCGGTGTGGGAGCATCAGATCCAGCGAGAGGAGCATCGTCGATGCCGTACTCAATCACAGCGCCGGTGGCCACTTCCTCATCGTCATCGACGTAATCGAAGTCACGCTTGTCGATATCGCGTTTATCAAGATCACGCTTCTCAAGATCACGGCGCTCGACGTCGCGGCGTTCCAGGTCTCGCTTCTCGAAATCTCGACGCTCGACATCACGTGGTGGACGTGGAGCGCGAGGGGCTTCGCTCGAAACGCGAGGAGCACTTTCAGCAGCAGGAGCTTCATCGCGCCGCACTCGGTCGCGTCCGCGACCACGGCCCCGACGGCGTCCTCGAAAATCCTCTTGAAGGTTGGCAGGACCCGGAGCAGGGAACTCGCTGGTGTCCTCATCCCAAACCGACTTCGCAGACGCTGCTGCGGGCGCTGGCTGAACTGGGGCTGGTGGAGGTGGTGCAACGGGGTGGGATGGAGCCGGGCTAAACCCCGTCAGAGCTGGTGGTGCCTGCGGCGTCACTGGTGCCTGCTGCAGAGGCTGAGCAGCCAGCATGGCGGCCAAGGGCTCGGGGAGCGGAACAGGTTCCGGCGGAACTTCCAGCCCCAGCTGACCTGCTAATTGCGACCAGCTGCTGCGTTTGCCAGGAGGTGCGGTCGTGGTTGGCTTGGGCTTTGGTTTGGCGGGAGGAGGTGGAAGTGTCGACGCAATTCGCTGCTGCGAAACCACTTCGGGCACGTCAGCAACATTTTCAACAGGCACGCTGGCAGAGGGTTCAGCGGCAACAGGTTCGGCAGAAGGGGCCGAGGAAAGTTCGGGCTGGGTCTGCGAAGCAGGGGCAGCGAGGCCAAAGCTCTCTAGCAAAGAACGCCAGCGGTCAGGTTTTGACGGATCGGGCATGAGTTTCCAATGTGAACTAAAGCTCCGCAGAATTAGCGCGAAGCAGGATGGAAGGCAGAAACGCTTCCGCTAGAGGGCCGCAAGCAAGTGGCCGGGCCAACATCTGTAGCGGGGTCTGCCGGGTTGACATCGCGGATTATAGCGGTCGCCACGATGGGTGGGAAGTCATTCTGCCAGCAGAGTTTGCAACTAATTTCCACCATCTTTCTCTGACCCCAATACCACCCAGATGCGTAGAATCTCAAGACAACCGCTAGCGACCCGCATTTCCCGACCGCTAGCAGCGCTAAAGCTCCCAGGACTCTCTCCCGAAGGAGTATGCGATGAATCGCTCGTCTGGCACCTCAGAAATCCTCCCTTTTTGCGAAACGGTGGAGATTTCGGGGCACATCATCGACAGTTTGCTCCTCCCCAAAGTGCTCGATCTGATCACTGCCGCCGGGGGTGCATTTCAGATCCGCGACATCACCGTGGGACAGGCTCGCTCCGACGCAAGTTTCGCAAGGATCGAGGTTTCAGCAGCCTCGAAAGAGCGTCTCGAGCAGATTCTGGCTGCCATCGCCGACCATGGCGCAACAGCCATCCATCAGCACGACGCACGCCTCGTTCCGGCTGATATTGCAGCCGCATTTCCCGAGGGATTCTATGCCACCACGAATCAGCAAACGGAAATCCGTATCGCTGGAAAGTGGCTGAACGTCGACAAGCAGGAAATGGACTGCGGAATCGTCGTCGCCCCCGACCTGCAATCCGCCGCATGCCGTGCCATGACAGAAATCAACATCGGTGACCTCGTGGTGGTTGGCCATGTGGGGGTGCGTGTCCATCCGGTTGAACGGAACGCTCGCAAGCATGGCTTTGAGTTCATGAACAGCCCCGTTTCGACAGAAAAACCCAAAGGGGTTGCGATCCGTCAGATTGCCGAGGAACTCGTACGTGCCCGGCGCGAGCATGGCCAAACGCTTGTCGTCGGTGGGCCTGCCATCGTCCACACCGGAAGTGCCGAGCACCTCTCCAGCCTGATAAGACGAGGCTATGTCAACAAACTCTTTGCAGGCAATGCACTGGCAACTCATGATATCGAGCAAGCTTTGTTTGGCACGAGCCTGGGCGTAAGACTCGACTGCGGCGATATTGTTGAAGCTGGCCACGAGCATCATTTAAGGTCCATCAACCGCATACGCCGCTGGGGAGGAATTAAGGCTGCTGTCGATGGCGGATATCTTAAAAGCGGCATCATGTATGAATGTATTAAGAACAAAATTGAATACATTCTCGCGGGCAGCATTCGCGATGATGGGCCACTCCCTGAAGTGATCACCGATACGCTGGAAGCACAGCAGGCCATGCGGCGTGGGATCGCTGGCGTTTCTTTTTGCTTAATGGTCGCCACTACACTCCACTCCATCGCCGTTGGCAATCTACTACCGGCCTGGGTCAAAGTAGTTTGCGTCGACATCAATCCTTCGACAGTGATTAAGCTTGCCGATCGTGGATCGTTCCAAACCGTGGGACTCGTCACCGATGTGGAACCATTTTTCCGGGCATTAGTCGGTGAAATTGACCGAATCGAGAGGGAGACACCATGAACGAATCTCGCCCCCTCTTCGCCCCGCCTCGCATCCTTATGTGCTCT
This window of the Pirellula staleyi DSM 6068 genome carries:
- a CDS encoding TIGR00300 family protein, whose product is MNRSSGTSEILPFCETVEISGHIIDSLLLPKVLDLITAAGGAFQIRDITVGQARSDASFARIEVSAASKERLEQILAAIADHGATAIHQHDARLVPADIAAAFPEGFYATTNQQTEIRIAGKWLNVDKQEMDCGIVVAPDLQSAACRAMTEINIGDLVVVGHVGVRVHPVERNARKHGFEFMNSPVSTEKPKGVAIRQIAEELVRARREHGQTLVVGGPAIVHTGSAEHLSSLIRRGYVNKLFAGNALATHDIEQALFGTSLGVRLDCGDIVEAGHEHHLRSINRIRRWGGIKAAVDGGYLKSGIMYECIKNKIEYILAGSIRDDGPLPEVITDTLEAQQAMRRGIAGVSFCLMVATTLHSIAVGNLLPAWVKVVCVDINPSTVIKLADRGSFQTVGLVTDVEPFFRALVGEIDRIERETP